The DNA sequence CCGCACTCACCACGGTGCGCAGGCGGCCGTGCTTCTCCTCCAGGAACGACTGGGGGTCCGCATAAGGTTCCTCCGCCTTCTCGCCGGACAGCGGAATGCGCCAGAGCCGCTCGCCGCGCAGCCCGGCCATCCAGATCGAGCCCTTCGCGTAGGCGATTCCGCTGGGGGAGGCCTCGGAGGTCTTCCACTGGGCCACCGGGTCGATGAACCCGTCCTCGCCCTCCCGGCCCTCGACCTCGGGCCAGCCGTAGTTCCCGCCGGGCTCGATCAGATTCAGCTCGTCCCAGGTGTTCTGGCCGAACTCGGCGGCCCACAGCCGCTTCTCCTTGTCCCAGGCGAGTCCCTGAACATTGCGGTGGCCGTACGAATACACCACCGAGTCCGCCTCCGGATTGCCGTGCACCGGCTCGCCGTCGGGGGTCATCCGCAGGATCTTGCCCGCCAGCGACTCCTTGTCCTGGGCCAGCCCGGTGTCCCCGGTCTCGCCCGTGCCCGCGTACAGCATCTTGTCCGGGCCGAACGCGATCCGGCCGCCGTTGTGGATGCTGCCCTTGGGGATGCCGCGCAGGACGGTGTCCGGGGCCCCCAGCTGCTGTCCCGCCGGGCGCTTCTCGTCGTAACTCATGCGGACGATCCGGTTGTCGGACGTGGTGGTGAAGTAGGCGTACACCAGCTGGTCCGCGCCGAACGTGGAGGAGACGGCGAGCCCGAGCAGCCCGCCCTCGCCGGCCGGGGCCACCCCGGGCACCGAGCCGAGCAGCGTCCGCTTCCCGCTCCCGCCGTCGATCCGGTGGACCGTGCCCTCGTCGCGCGAGGACACCAGCAGGTCACCGCCCGGCAGCGCGGCCAGGCCCCAGGGCGACTTCAGCCCCTCGGTCAGCGTCGAGACCACCTTCGCCGAGCCCTTCGCGGGCGGCAGATCCGCCGACCGGCTCGGCGAGGCCGGAGGAGCGGAGTCCCCGGAAGCGCTCGGGGAACCCGCGGGCCGCCCGGACGAACCACCGTCCCCGCCGGAACACGCGGCGGACAGCAGCAGGGCGGCCGACGCCAGCAGGGCCACCACCCCCCTGCGCGTCGCCGGGGACTGCACAGGTCCGAACAGAGCACCACGCACGGAACCGATCCTTTCGACGGTTGCCTGACTACCTGTTCCTACACCGCGGCCGGCCCAGGAGTTCCCGATGCGCCCATTCTCCCGCCGCGCGGCGGGAGACGCCCGACCCGTCGGCGCCCGGCCTGTCGACGCCCGGCCTGTCGACGCCCGACCCGTCGGCGCCCGGCCCGGTCGGCTCCCGGCCCACCGACGCCCGGCCCGGTCGCCCCTCGCCTCCGTCGCCCTTCCCCGCCGGCGGCCTCAGCCCCGTGACGCTCGGCCCTCAGCCCCGAGGCGGCTCAGTCCCACGACTCGCGGGCGGCGGGCAGGCCGTCGATCTCCGCCAGGTCCCGGTCGTCCAGGACCACCCGCGCCGCCCCGGCGTTCTCCACCGCCCACTGCTCCCGCTTCGCCCCCGGCACCGGCACCACGTGCGGCCCCTGGCGCAGCACCCACGCCAGCGCCACCTGGGCGACCGTCGCCCCGCGCCGCTCCGCGACCCGCCGCAGCCCGGCCACCACCGGCTGGTTCGCCGCCATCACCTCCGCCGTGAACCGCGGATGCCTGGCCCGCAGATCCTCCGGCTCGAACCCCTGGCCCGGCTTCAGCGTCCCGGTCAGATAGCCGCTGCCCAGCGGCATCGCCGCCAGCAGCCCGACCCCGCGCGCCGCACACCACGGCAGCAGCTCCGCCAGCGCCTCGCGCGACCACACCGACAGCTCCGCCTCGACGGCGCTGACCGGGAAGACCTGCTGGATCCGCTCCAACTGCCGGATCGTTCCCTCATGCGGTCCCGCACCCGACCGGCGCGGGGCCCGCGCTCCCACCGCGCACAGCCCGAGCGAGCGCACCTTGCCCGCGGTGACCAGCTCCGCCATCGCACCCCAGGTCTCCTCCACCGGCACCTCGGGGTCGGCCCGGTGCAGCTGGTACAGGTCGATCACCTCGGTCTGGAGCCGCCGCAGCGAGGCGTCACAGGCCCGCCGCACGTACCCCGGCCGGCCGTTGGCGACGATGTGCTGATCGCCCACCAGCAGCCCGCACTTGGTGGAGACGAACGCCTCCTGGCGGCGGCCCTTCAGCGCGCGCCCCACCAGCAGCTCATTGGTGAACGGGCCGTACATGTCGGCGGTGTCGAGCAGCCGGACGCCCGCGTCCAGCGCCGCGTGCACCGTCCGCACCGAACGGTCGCCGAGCTGCTGCGAGGCGCTGTAACCCCAGCTCATCGGCATGCAGCCCAGCCCGACCGCACCCACGGCGAGCCCCGCCGCCCCGATTGTCCTGCTCTCCAACTCCACGAACCCTTTCCTGGACGAGCCATTCCGCCTTCCCGTCCGCCGCGGTCCGCGGGCGGCTCTTCCGGGAACGGCGCGGGAGCACGGTCCCGGACCCGGACGGTCACGCCCGTCCGATCCACGACACGGGTCCCTGTCGGGGGAGTTCGGTGAGTGATGGACGGAAGTGTTTGGGCGATGTGACGATACGCGGCCGTCCGGCCCGCACGCACGGATGGCCGCTCGCGGCCGCGCATGATCGAACTCTGGAGCGCTCGCACATCCGTCGCATAGCCTCCTGACCATGACTGCGACGACTGCCGATGTGTGGCTGCCCTACCGGGCCGACGAGATCGACGGGCTGCCCGAGGGCCTCAACTACCTCTTCTGGGACGGTGAACCCGACTTCCCCGGGGACCCGG is a window from the Streptomyces sp. MMBL 11-1 genome containing:
- a CDS encoding PQQ-dependent sugar dehydrogenase, encoding MRGALFGPVQSPATRRGVVALLASAALLLSAACSGGDGGSSGRPAGSPSASGDSAPPASPSRSADLPPAKGSAKVVSTLTEGLKSPWGLAALPGGDLLVSSRDEGTVHRIDGGSGKRTLLGSVPGVAPAGEGGLLGLAVSSTFGADQLVYAYFTTTSDNRIVRMSYDEKRPAGQQLGAPDTVLRGIPKGSIHNGGRIAFGPDKMLYAGTGETGDTGLAQDKESLAGKILRMTPDGEPVHGNPEADSVVYSYGHRNVQGLAWDKEKRLWAAEFGQNTWDELNLIEPGGNYGWPEVEGREGEDGFIDPVAQWKTSEASPSGIAYAKGSIWMAGLRGERLWRIPLSGEKAEEPYADPQSFLEEKHGRLRTVVSAGSDRLWLVTSNTDGRGTPKPGDDRVLEVEVE
- a CDS encoding aldo/keto reductase, with the translated sequence MGAVGLGCMPMSWGYSASQQLGDRSVRTVHAALDAGVRLLDTADMYGPFTNELLVGRALKGRRQEAFVSTKCGLLVGDQHIVANGRPGYVRRACDASLRRLQTEVIDLYQLHRADPEVPVEETWGAMAELVTAGKVRSLGLCAVGARAPRRSGAGPHEGTIRQLERIQQVFPVSAVEAELSVWSREALAELLPWCAARGVGLLAAMPLGSGYLTGTLKPGQGFEPEDLRARHPRFTAEVMAANQPVVAGLRRVAERRGATVAQVALAWVLRQGPHVVPVPGAKREQWAVENAGAARVVLDDRDLAEIDGLPAARESWD